One part of the Prochlorococcus marinus str. MIT 9313 genome encodes these proteins:
- a CDS encoding cation:proton antiporter, with the protein MTWFSLRLRLEPPQEHQHSDLGHSLALYFLAFGALLLVAVLLDDMAARVRVPGILMVLILGLLVDNHLTVASDAADALPPLLSLVHADQITQAALVLVLFFGGLTTNWAEMRSVIPSALRLASFGALFTALLITLAMLGFGLAEGSAGWVVLFPQALFVGAMLSSTDASATFALLRPLAGRLPKPVLDLIETESGFNDPVAVVLAGVAMALAGGEGVAPAALVTVVLRQFLLGILLGFLGGSLTTQVLGSRRSLNTNSMLPVVSLALLMVLAGGTTLMGGSALLAAYVAGLVLGNGSSTDQLVLAEAHSSFAKMAELLLFLCMGLVVSPEDVVRAAGGAFLLFLLMQVVRWLIVHFLLLRSSFSLGQRTFVCWAGLRGAVPIALAIQVWASSSVSWGKTMPPLALAVVLFGLLFQGFALVPIANRLGLASPLKAPLSAP; encoded by the coding sequence ATGACGTGGTTTTCTCTAAGACTCAGGCTAGAACCTCCTCAGGAACACCAACATTCTGATTTGGGTCATTCACTCGCCCTCTATTTTTTGGCCTTCGGAGCTCTGTTGCTTGTAGCCGTGCTTCTCGATGACATGGCGGCTCGCGTGAGGGTTCCGGGGATCCTGATGGTGCTGATTCTTGGTTTGTTGGTTGATAACCATTTGACTGTGGCTTCGGATGCGGCTGATGCGCTCCCTCCCTTGCTTTCCTTGGTCCACGCAGACCAAATCACGCAGGCAGCACTTGTTTTAGTGCTTTTCTTCGGGGGGCTCACGACGAATTGGGCAGAGATGCGCTCTGTGATCCCATCGGCCCTAAGGCTGGCAAGTTTTGGTGCTTTATTCACAGCCCTTCTGATCACCTTGGCGATGCTTGGATTTGGCTTGGCCGAAGGGAGTGCTGGTTGGGTGGTGTTGTTCCCGCAGGCTTTGTTCGTGGGCGCGATGTTGTCCAGTACGGATGCATCTGCGACCTTTGCTCTCTTGCGGCCTCTCGCTGGACGCCTACCTAAGCCTGTTTTGGACCTGATTGAGACGGAGTCGGGCTTCAACGACCCTGTCGCTGTGGTTTTGGCAGGGGTGGCAATGGCTTTGGCAGGCGGGGAGGGTGTTGCTCCGGCTGCTTTGGTGACTGTGGTGTTACGTCAGTTTCTGTTGGGCATCTTGCTTGGCTTTCTCGGGGGGAGTCTCACCACTCAGGTGCTCGGTAGTCGTAGGTCTCTAAATACCAATTCCATGTTGCCAGTTGTGAGTCTTGCTTTGTTGATGGTGCTTGCAGGTGGAACCACCTTGATGGGTGGCAGTGCCTTGTTGGCTGCTTATGTGGCGGGGCTTGTGCTCGGCAATGGTTCAAGCACCGATCAGTTGGTGCTTGCGGAGGCCCATTCCAGTTTTGCAAAAATGGCTGAACTGCTTTTGTTTCTTTGTATGGGGCTGGTGGTTTCCCCTGAGGACGTTGTTCGAGCAGCTGGCGGAGCATTCCTACTGTTTCTCTTAATGCAGGTGGTGCGTTGGTTGATTGTTCACTTTCTGCTCTTACGCAGCTCATTTTCGTTAGGGCAGCGGACGTTTGTGTGCTGGGCTGGCCTGCGTGGTGCGGTGCCTATTGCTTTAGCGATTCAGGTCTGGGCTTCGTCGTCGGTGAGTTGGGGAAAAACCATGCCTCCCCTCGCCCTGGCGGTGGTTTTGTTCGGATTGTTGTTCCAGGGGTTTGCTTTAGTGCCTATTGCAAATCGCCTTGGGCTAGCTAGTCCACTGAAGGCTCCGCTCTCAGCCCCTTAG
- a CDS encoding TIGR01777 family oxidoreductase — MRLLLVGCTGFVGRELVPQLLAAKHQLILVSRKAASGFDQERQAGQLEWLQINPADPNSWLDGPLLTALAQVEGVVNLAGEPIAEQRWTAAHCQKLESSRLDTTRALVKAMSQLKTPPRVLLNASAVGYYGTSPDGYFTEKSPCGQDFLAHLCERWEAAAAAKPSATRLVVVRIGIVLGPDGGALGKMLPVFRLGIGGPVGSGLQWMSWIHRTDLCQLIEKALKERAWSGVVNGVAPEPVPMASFAEVLGKTLGRPSLLPVPGPLLKILLGDGARVVLEGQQVVSERLAGLGFRFKYPDLCQALSAATMPTPH; from the coding sequence ATGCGCCTTCTACTTGTTGGTTGCACAGGTTTTGTCGGCCGTGAGCTGGTCCCCCAGTTGTTGGCAGCCAAGCATCAGTTGATCTTGGTCAGTCGCAAGGCTGCCTCTGGGTTCGATCAAGAGCGCCAGGCAGGGCAGTTGGAGTGGCTGCAGATCAATCCGGCGGATCCAAACAGTTGGCTTGATGGCCCACTACTGACTGCCTTGGCCCAAGTAGAAGGAGTGGTGAACCTGGCCGGAGAACCTATCGCTGAGCAGCGCTGGACAGCTGCTCATTGTCAGAAGCTGGAGTCGAGTCGTTTGGACACAACCAGGGCATTGGTGAAAGCCATGAGTCAACTCAAGACACCACCAAGAGTGCTCTTGAATGCCTCTGCAGTGGGCTATTACGGCACCAGTCCAGATGGCTACTTCACGGAAAAGAGTCCTTGTGGACAAGATTTCCTCGCTCACCTTTGTGAGCGCTGGGAGGCTGCAGCTGCTGCTAAACCGTCTGCTACCAGATTGGTAGTAGTGCGTATTGGCATCGTTCTAGGGCCCGACGGAGGGGCTCTAGGCAAGATGCTGCCAGTGTTCAGGCTTGGTATTGGTGGTCCGGTGGGCAGTGGCCTTCAGTGGATGAGTTGGATTCATCGCACTGATCTGTGTCAGTTGATTGAAAAGGCTCTTAAGGAACGGGCTTGGTCCGGTGTGGTGAATGGGGTTGCTCCTGAGCCTGTCCCTATGGCTTCGTTCGCGGAGGTTCTCGGCAAGACTCTTGGTCGTCCAAGCCTCTTGCCGGTTCCAGGTCCGCTCCTCAAAATCTTGCTTGGGGATGGCGCTCGTGTCGTCCTTGAGGGTCAACAGGTGGTCTCAGAACGACTTGCAGGGTTGGGTTTCAGGTTTAAGTATCCCGATCTATGCCAGGCCTTATCCGCAGCCACCATGCCCACACCCCATTGA